The Agromyces marinus genome window below encodes:
- a CDS encoding YdeI/OmpD-associated family protein: MTASIGTPGGTPERPALFFSGPEEFRAWLEANHETATELWMGLNKKGAPERGLTWEEAVPEALCFGWIDSVSQRIDDLARRQRWTPRKPRSIWSAVNIAHVERLTAEGRMRPAGIAAYERRSDERSAIYSFENPEQALPQSFAAMLEADAAASAFWEIATPSYRKLVVHWVVSAKQEATRERRMSQLVECSAAGELVPFQRYGTTPKWVERAAEAARAAAGA, translated from the coding sequence ATGACGGCCTCGATCGGCACACCCGGCGGCACGCCCGAGCGGCCCGCCCTGTTCTTCTCAGGTCCCGAGGAGTTCCGCGCCTGGCTCGAGGCCAACCACGAGACCGCGACCGAACTGTGGATGGGCCTCAACAAGAAGGGCGCGCCCGAGCGCGGCCTCACGTGGGAGGAGGCCGTGCCCGAGGCGCTCTGCTTCGGCTGGATCGACTCGGTGTCGCAGCGCATCGACGACCTCGCCCGTCGGCAGCGCTGGACTCCGCGCAAGCCGAGGAGCATCTGGTCGGCCGTGAACATCGCGCATGTCGAGCGGCTCACGGCCGAGGGCCGCATGCGGCCGGCGGGCATCGCCGCCTACGAGCGCCGCAGCGACGAGCGCTCCGCGATCTACTCGTTCGAGAATCCCGAGCAGGCACTGCCGCAGTCGTTCGCGGCGATGCTCGAGGCGGATGCCGCGGCATCCGCCTTCTGGGAGATCGCGACGCCGAGCTACCGCAAGCTGGTCGTCCACTGGGTGGTGTCCGCGAAGCAGGAGGCCACGCGCGAACGACGGATGTCGCAGCTCGTCGAGTGCAGCGCGGCCGGCGAGCTCGTGCCGTTCCAGCGCTACGGCACGACGCCGAAGTGGGTCGAACGCGCCGCGGAGGCGGCTCGCGCGGCGGCCGGGGCCTGA
- a CDS encoding M14 family metallopeptidase has translation MRRRVLGGSAAFAALAGLILTSMTPISPASGTEPLPELVRDAGEDVAVVEVIVADSTELDRLVDTGVDLDHAAHANPDGTITAHAVVSGGEADILRAHGFAVGKSVHDEDDTEAVLAEREATIAEAVAANEAFAEAAEAAEVSDVKIIRADYYTSFGVGYLSVEAKWADGQTNSSQLTVARDSGPGTEIGTGGTQNINRFVDAGVYLYHRGAAVVETRPDTIRITSPSGDVATAKVTDWLPIDDDDAFGPNYQSDFITSYLTPTELYDRIHALAAEFPGISEIVELPHETNGYRRLAQAVLGSSSSNRVAVDSVAWGHEGGNDLSVALVDPGAADSPLSVSVAGDEITVSLATGASGAITSSAADVVAAINASPAASALVVAYTYRGNAGGGVVAAGTANLTDGLSAPASVSRDPHPVYAIRIGKVRDGSKPGVLAYAQEHAREWVPPLVTIETAERLLRNYAQDAETKKLVNALDIWIVPSVNPDGGHYSFYDFASQRKNMTNHCELSGSADALARNSWGVDNNRNYDAFSLFDGYSGASTSCTSGNYAGPAELSEPESANVDWIAGNNPNIKFAMNLHSSGNYFMWSPGSYALPGRVSAPRPTLEEESYFWGASARILSEIKRYRGLSVTPARTGPISDVLYSAAGNSGDMLWYKHGIYAWNFEVGTQFQPPFESENPAGASAHAESQEYANGLVELMRVARDFETDSKRPSSSFVVSASAEPGMVEVMFDTSEPAAVFYTLDGSKPTYASTLYASAGVREGAETITVPAGTKVNWFSVDSAGNIEKNYKPDGTGSNFSSAIAG, from the coding sequence ATGAGACGCAGGGTGCTCGGGGGGTCCGCGGCGTTCGCCGCGCTCGCCGGGTTGATCCTGACCAGCATGACGCCCATCAGTCCGGCCAGCGGCACGGAACCGCTGCCGGAGCTCGTCCGAGACGCCGGCGAGGACGTCGCCGTCGTCGAGGTGATCGTCGCCGACTCCACCGAGCTCGACCGCCTGGTCGACACCGGCGTCGACCTCGACCACGCCGCGCACGCCAACCCCGACGGCACGATCACCGCGCACGCCGTCGTGAGCGGTGGCGAGGCCGACATCCTCCGCGCCCACGGGTTCGCGGTCGGCAAGTCCGTGCACGACGAGGACGACACCGAGGCCGTGCTCGCCGAGCGCGAGGCCACGATCGCCGAAGCGGTGGCGGCCAACGAGGCGTTCGCCGAAGCCGCGGAGGCCGCGGAGGTCTCCGACGTCAAGATCATCCGCGCCGACTACTACACCTCGTTCGGCGTCGGCTACCTCTCGGTCGAGGCGAAGTGGGCCGACGGCCAGACGAACTCGTCCCAGCTCACCGTGGCCCGCGACAGCGGCCCGGGCACCGAGATCGGCACGGGCGGAACCCAGAACATCAACCGGTTCGTCGACGCCGGCGTCTACCTCTACCACCGCGGTGCCGCGGTCGTCGAGACCCGGCCCGACACGATCCGCATCACGAGCCCCAGTGGCGACGTCGCGACCGCGAAGGTGACGGACTGGCTCCCGATCGATGACGACGACGCATTCGGCCCGAACTACCAGTCGGACTTCATCACCTCGTACCTCACGCCGACCGAGCTCTACGACCGCATCCACGCGCTCGCGGCCGAGTTCCCGGGCATCTCGGAGATCGTCGAGCTCCCGCACGAGACCAACGGATACCGGCGCCTGGCCCAGGCCGTGCTCGGATCGAGCAGCTCCAACCGCGTCGCCGTCGACTCGGTCGCCTGGGGCCACGAAGGGGGCAACGACCTGAGCGTCGCCCTCGTCGACCCGGGTGCCGCCGACTCCCCGCTCTCCGTCTCCGTCGCCGGCGACGAGATCACGGTGTCGCTGGCGACCGGAGCCTCCGGAGCGATCACGAGTTCCGCTGCCGACGTGGTCGCGGCGATCAACGCCTCGCCCGCGGCATCCGCTCTCGTCGTCGCGTACACCTACCGCGGCAACGCCGGAGGCGGCGTGGTCGCGGCAGGGACTGCGAATCTCACCGACGGGCTCTCGGCGCCGGCGAGCGTGTCGCGCGACCCGCACCCCGTGTACGCGATCCGCATCGGCAAGGTCCGTGACGGGTCGAAGCCGGGCGTCCTCGCCTACGCGCAGGAGCACGCGCGCGAATGGGTGCCGCCGCTGGTGACCATCGAGACGGCGGAGCGGCTGCTGCGCAACTACGCGCAGGACGCCGAGACGAAGAAGCTCGTGAACGCGCTCGACATCTGGATCGTCCCGTCGGTCAACCCCGACGGCGGTCACTACTCGTTCTACGACTTCGCCTCGCAGCGGAAGAACATGACCAACCACTGCGAGCTCAGCGGCAGCGCCGACGCGCTCGCGCGGAACAGCTGGGGCGTCGACAACAACCGCAACTACGACGCGTTCAGCCTGTTCGACGGGTATAGCGGAGCGTCGACCTCGTGCACGAGCGGCAACTACGCGGGCCCCGCCGAACTGAGCGAGCCCGAGAGCGCCAACGTGGACTGGATCGCCGGGAACAACCCGAACATCAAGTTCGCGATGAACCTGCACAGCTCGGGCAACTACTTCATGTGGTCGCCCGGCTCGTACGCGCTTCCCGGCCGGGTCTCGGCACCGCGGCCCACGCTCGAGGAGGAGTCGTACTTCTGGGGTGCGTCGGCCCGGATCCTGAGCGAGATCAAGCGATACCGCGGCCTCTCGGTCACGCCGGCCCGCACTGGCCCGATCTCCGACGTGCTGTACTCGGCGGCCGGCAACTCCGGTGACATGCTCTGGTACAAGCACGGCATCTACGCCTGGAACTTCGAGGTCGGAACCCAGTTCCAGCCTCCGTTCGAGAGCGAGAACCCGGCGGGAGCCTCGGCCCACGCCGAGTCGCAGGAGTACGCCAACGGGCTCGTCGAGCTCATGCGGGTCGCCCGCGACTTCGAGACCGACTCGAAGCGCCCGTCGAGCTCGTTCGTCGTCTCCGCGAGCGCGGAACCGGGCATGGTCGAGGTGATGTTCGACACGTCCGAACCCGCGGCCGTGTTCTACACGCTCGACGGCTCGAAGCCGACCTACGCATCGACGCTGTACGCCTCCGCGGGCGTGCGTGAAGGCGCCGAGACGATCACCGTGCCCGCAGGCACGAAGGTCAACTGGTTCTCGGTCGACTCGGCGGGCAACATCGAGAAGAACTACAAGCCCGACGGCACCGGCTCGAACTTCAGTTCGGCGATCGCCGGCTGA
- the narI gene encoding respiratory nitrate reductase subunit gamma, translating into MDWDVVLWGILPYVMIAVLIGGLVWRYRYDQFGWTTRSSQLYESRLLRIGSPLFHFGILVVVIGHAIGLVIPKAWTEAVGVTEDMYHVVALGLGSVAGIATLAGVAILIWRRRTTGPVFMATTKNDKTMYVVLVAAIIAGLATTLISVFGPHQEVTYRDTVAPWFRSLFVFQPDIAAMAAAGIDFKIHTLIGMLLFIIWPFTRLVHAFTAPVHYLFRPYIVYRSRDSRPAPGAGAGRRGWAPVGTPDRTRDGGSVRTPDRIGKGN; encoded by the coding sequence ATGGACTGGGACGTCGTGCTGTGGGGCATCCTGCCGTACGTCATGATCGCCGTGCTCATCGGCGGACTGGTCTGGCGCTACCGCTACGACCAGTTCGGCTGGACGACCAGGTCGTCCCAGCTCTACGAGTCGCGCCTGCTGCGCATCGGGTCGCCGCTGTTCCACTTCGGCATCCTCGTCGTCGTCATCGGCCATGCGATCGGCCTCGTCATCCCGAAGGCCTGGACCGAGGCCGTCGGGGTCACCGAGGACATGTACCACGTCGTCGCCCTCGGCCTCGGCTCGGTCGCGGGCATCGCCACGCTCGCGGGCGTCGCGATCCTCATCTGGCGTCGACGCACGACCGGCCCGGTGTTCATGGCGACCACGAAGAACGACAAGACCATGTACGTGGTGCTCGTCGCGGCGATCATCGCGGGGCTCGCGACGACGCTCATCAGCGTGTTCGGCCCGCACCAGGAGGTCACCTACCGCGACACCGTCGCACCGTGGTTCCGGTCGCTGTTCGTCTTCCAGCCCGACATCGCCGCGATGGCCGCGGCCGGGATCGACTTCAAGATCCACACGCTCATCGGCATGCTGCTGTTCATCATCTGGCCGTTCACGCGCCTCGTGCACGCGTTCACCGCACCGGTGCACTACCTCTTCCGCCCGTACATCGTGTATCGCTCACGTGATTCCCGTCCGGCTCCGGGCGCGGGCGCCGGGCGGCGCGGCTGGGCACCCGTCGGCACACCGGACCGGACCCGCGACGGAGGCTCCGTCCGCACGCCGGACCGCATCGGAAAGGGGAACTGA
- the narH gene encoding nitrate reductase subunit beta: MRVMAQMGMVMNLDKCIGCHTCSVTCKQAWTNRAGTEYVWFNNVETRPGQGYPRRYEDQEQWKGGWELNGRGRLKLRTGSRLKRLLTIFSSPVQPELEDYYEPWTYDYQTLIDAPLGDDFPVARPKSLITGEDTKITWSANWDDNLGGTSELGHLDPVVEKVRRESEDAIKFQLEQSFMFYLPRICEHCLNPSCMASCPSGAIYKREEDGIVLVDQDRCRGWRQCITGCPYKKIYFNHKTGKAEKCTMCYPRLEVGIPTVCSETCVGRLRYLGLFLYDADRVTEAASTPDEQDLYEAQLDLILDPDDPEVIAAARDQGIADDWMEAARRSPVYALAKKYRVALPLHPEYRTMPMVWYIPPLSPIVDVLRDQGHDAESAGTLFGAIESLRIPVEYLAELFTAGDTDLVTGVLRKLAAMRAYLRDIALEQPKDESIPQAVGMDGATMYEMYRLLAIAKYDERYVIPTAHYERAHELEELGCSLDFDGGPYEIGSGPFGEASGRPAPVAVETFQALRDRQTAERAADSESLRGRVNLLNWDGNGSPSGLFPAKGAEADAAADADGSGR, encoded by the coding sequence ATGCGCGTCATGGCCCAGATGGGCATGGTCATGAACCTCGACAAGTGCATCGGATGCCACACCTGTTCGGTCACGTGCAAGCAGGCGTGGACGAACCGGGCGGGCACCGAGTACGTGTGGTTCAACAACGTGGAGACGAGACCGGGGCAGGGGTACCCGCGCCGGTACGAGGACCAGGAGCAGTGGAAGGGCGGATGGGAGCTCAACGGCCGCGGCCGGCTGAAGCTGCGCACGGGCAGCCGGCTCAAGCGCCTGCTGACGATCTTCTCCTCGCCGGTGCAGCCCGAGCTCGAGGACTACTACGAGCCGTGGACCTACGACTACCAGACCCTCATCGACGCGCCGCTCGGCGACGACTTCCCCGTGGCCCGGCCGAAGTCGCTCATCACCGGCGAGGACACGAAGATCACGTGGTCGGCGAACTGGGACGACAACCTCGGCGGCACGAGCGAACTCGGGCACCTCGACCCGGTGGTCGAGAAGGTGCGGCGCGAGTCGGAGGACGCGATCAAGTTCCAGCTCGAGCAGTCGTTCATGTTCTACCTGCCGCGCATCTGCGAGCACTGCCTGAACCCGTCGTGCATGGCCTCGTGCCCGTCGGGTGCGATCTACAAGCGCGAGGAGGACGGCATCGTCCTCGTCGACCAGGACCGCTGCCGGGGCTGGCGGCAGTGCATAACCGGATGCCCGTACAAGAAGATCTACTTCAACCACAAGACCGGCAAGGCCGAGAAGTGCACGATGTGCTACCCGCGCCTCGAGGTCGGCATCCCGACCGTCTGCTCGGAGACGTGCGTGGGCCGGTTGCGCTACCTGGGGCTCTTCCTCTACGACGCCGACCGGGTCACGGAGGCCGCGTCGACGCCCGACGAGCAGGACCTGTACGAGGCGCAGCTCGACCTGATCCTCGACCCGGACGACCCCGAGGTGATCGCGGCGGCGCGCGATCAGGGCATCGCCGACGACTGGATGGAGGCGGCCCGCCGCTCGCCGGTCTACGCGCTCGCGAAGAAGTACCGAGTCGCGCTCCCGCTGCACCCCGAGTACCGGACCATGCCGATGGTCTGGTACATCCCGCCGCTCTCGCCGATCGTCGACGTGCTGCGCGACCAGGGCCACGACGCCGAGTCGGCGGGCACGCTGTTCGGCGCGATCGAGTCGCTGCGGATCCCGGTCGAGTACCTCGCGGAGCTGTTCACCGCGGGCGACACCGACCTGGTCACGGGGGTGCTCCGCAAGCTCGCGGCGATGCGCGCGTACCTGCGCGACATCGCACTCGAGCAGCCGAAGGACGAGTCGATCCCGCAGGCGGTCGGCATGGACGGCGCGACGATGTACGAGATGTACCGGCTGCTCGCGATCGCGAAGTACGACGAGCGGTACGTGATCCCGACCGCCCACTACGAGCGGGCGCACGAGCTCGAGGAGCTCGGGTGCTCGCTCGACTTCGACGGCGGCCCGTACGAGATCGGTTCGGGTCCGTTCGGCGAGGCGAGCGGTCGCCCGGCGCCCGTCGCGGTCGAGACGTTCCAGGCCCTGCGCGACCGCCAGACCGCCGAGCGCGCCGCCGACAGCGAGTCGCTGCGCGGCCGGGTCAACCTGCTGAACTGGGACGGCAACGGCAGCCCGAGCGGGTTGTTCCCGGCGAAGGGCGCCGAAGCGGATGCCGCGGCCGACGCCGACGGGAGCGGACGGTGA
- the narJ gene encoding nitrate reductase molybdenum cofactor assembly chaperone, whose translation MNRAIVYQAASVCLSYPDDGVLELAGIVRDALTESAPEAAASFAPLLDWWAIESPATVQAAYVDVFDMSKRHALYLSYWTDGDTRRRGTVLAEFKQRYREAGFELGGTGELPDHLPLALEYARHRPEDGAALMQEYRASLELIRLALEERGSPYAGVVAAVCATLPGRSPADRQQAMAMAASGPPTESVGLDPYDPRLLPMATTGGGR comes from the coding sequence GTGAACCGGGCGATCGTGTACCAGGCGGCATCCGTCTGCCTGAGCTACCCCGATGACGGGGTGCTCGAGCTCGCCGGGATCGTCCGCGACGCGCTCACCGAGTCGGCGCCCGAGGCCGCCGCCTCGTTCGCGCCCCTGCTGGACTGGTGGGCGATCGAGTCGCCCGCGACGGTGCAGGCCGCCTACGTCGACGTGTTCGACATGTCGAAGCGGCATGCGCTGTACCTGTCGTACTGGACCGACGGCGACACCCGCCGCCGCGGGACGGTGCTGGCCGAGTTCAAGCAGCGCTACCGCGAGGCGGGGTTCGAGCTCGGCGGCACGGGCGAGCTGCCCGACCACCTGCCGCTCGCGCTGGAGTACGCCCGGCACCGGCCGGAGGACGGCGCAGCGCTCATGCAGGAGTACCGCGCGAGCCTCGAACTCATCCGCCTCGCGCTCGAGGAGCGCGGGTCGCCGTACGCCGGGGTCGTCGCCGCGGTGTGCGCGACCCTGCCCGGCCGCTCGCCGGCCGACCGGCAGCAGGCGATGGCGATGGCCGCTTCGGGACCGCCGACGGAGTCGGTCGGGCTCGACCCGTACGACCCTCGGCTGCTGCCGATGGCGACGACCGGAGGAGGACGCTGA
- a CDS encoding formylglycine-generating enzyme family protein, with the protein MTADIELARIEAGAVALHDARRRASWSVDLEPFEIGVYPVTQEQLAELLGETATHPRRPATDVSWLCAIRFCNAASEWEGLDPAYAFDGEQVTWHVDADGFRLPTEAEWEFACRAGSTTPQYGPLDEVAWTSADGVTAPQEVGGKLPNLNGLFDTLGNVWEWCWDLLDPARYDDYRVFRGGGYADDAWSVRASVRRGGAPRMHHEDVGFRVARGGFETTDAAQGWSAQADLERAAIDGPLPPGWTPRR; encoded by the coding sequence GTGACCGCCGATATCGAGCTCGCCCGGATCGAGGCCGGTGCGGTCGCCCTGCACGACGCGCGTCGACGGGCGAGCTGGAGCGTGGACCTCGAGCCGTTCGAGATCGGCGTGTACCCGGTGACCCAGGAGCAACTGGCCGAACTCCTGGGTGAGACGGCGACGCACCCGCGCCGGCCCGCGACGGACGTGAGCTGGCTGTGCGCCATCCGCTTCTGCAACGCCGCGTCGGAGTGGGAGGGGCTCGACCCGGCCTACGCCTTCGATGGCGAGCAGGTCACCTGGCACGTCGACGCCGACGGCTTCCGCCTGCCGACCGAGGCGGAGTGGGAGTTCGCCTGCCGCGCCGGCTCGACGACGCCCCAGTACGGCCCGCTCGACGAGGTCGCCTGGACGAGCGCCGACGGCGTCACCGCGCCGCAGGAGGTCGGCGGCAAGCTGCCGAACCTCAACGGGCTGTTCGACACGCTCGGCAACGTCTGGGAGTGGTGCTGGGACCTGCTCGACCCCGCCCGGTACGACGACTACCGGGTGTTCCGCGGCGGGGGCTACGCCGACGACGCCTGGAGCGTCAGGGCATCGGTGCGCCGCGGAGGAGCGCCGCGCATGCACCATGAGGACGTGGGGTTCCGAGTCGCGCGCGGCGGGTTCGAGACGACGGATGCCGCGCAGGGATGGTCCGCGCAGGCGGACCTCGAGCGCGCCGCGATCGACGGGCCGTTGCCTCCGGGGTGGACCCCGCGGCGCTGA
- a CDS encoding nitrate/nitrite transporter: MTEASAAPATGSTILPGRGLNLGLALLAFTITFWAWNMIAPLAVRYADELGLDATQQSMIIATPVIVGSVGRILTGALTDRFGGRIMFTILTAFSAIPVLLVMWAGEAGSYALLIVFGFILGVAGTTFAVGIPFVNAWYDPKKRGFATGLFGAGMGGTALSAFFTPRMVAWFGYQATHWIIAIALVVVAVIVWLFMRDAPTWKPNTDRVMPKLAAASKLAVTWQMAFLYAVTFGGFVAFSTYLPTYLKEVYEFDLTGAGTRTAGFAIAAVIARPIGGWLSDRIGPARVLMISLAGAAVMAVAIAFVPPPELIAGTEFVLMAGFLGLGTGAVFTWVAQRAPAERVGTVTGIVGAAGGLGGYFPPLVMGTTYAATGSYTLGLALLCVTALAALVFTMALARKDRAAAG; this comes from the coding sequence ATGACCGAGGCATCCGCTGCACCCGCAACCGGGTCGACCATCCTGCCGGGCCGGGGACTCAACCTCGGGCTGGCGCTGCTGGCCTTCACGATCACCTTCTGGGCGTGGAACATGATCGCCCCGCTGGCGGTGCGCTACGCCGACGAACTCGGGCTGGATGCCACGCAGCAGTCGATGATCATCGCGACGCCGGTGATCGTGGGGTCCGTCGGGCGCATCCTCACGGGCGCCCTCACCGACCGCTTCGGCGGGCGCATCATGTTCACGATCCTCACCGCGTTCTCGGCGATCCCGGTGCTGCTGGTGATGTGGGCCGGTGAGGCCGGCTCGTATGCCCTCCTGATCGTGTTCGGGTTCATCCTGGGCGTCGCCGGAACCACGTTCGCGGTCGGCATCCCGTTCGTGAACGCCTGGTACGACCCGAAGAAGCGCGGGTTCGCGACGGGCCTGTTCGGCGCGGGCATGGGCGGCACGGCGCTCTCGGCGTTCTTCACCCCGCGCATGGTCGCCTGGTTCGGCTACCAGGCCACGCACTGGATCATCGCGATCGCACTCGTCGTCGTCGCGGTGATCGTCTGGCTGTTCATGCGCGACGCCCCGACCTGGAAGCCGAACACCGACCGGGTCATGCCGAAGCTCGCCGCGGCGAGCAAGCTCGCCGTGACCTGGCAGATGGCCTTCCTGTACGCCGTCACCTTCGGCGGCTTCGTGGCGTTCTCGACGTACCTGCCGACCTACCTCAAGGAGGTCTACGAGTTCGACCTCACGGGCGCGGGGACGCGCACGGCGGGCTTCGCGATCGCAGCCGTCATCGCCCGACCGATCGGCGGGTGGCTGAGCGACAGGATCGGCCCGGCGCGCGTGCTCATGATCTCGCTCGCGGGCGCCGCGGTCATGGCCGTCGCCATCGCGTTCGTGCCGCCGCCCGAGCTCATCGCCGGGACCGAGTTCGTGCTCATGGCCGGGTTCCTCGGCCTCGGGACGGGTGCGGTGTTCACGTGGGTCGCGCAGCGTGCGCCCGCGGAGCGAGTCGGGACGGTGACCGGCATCGTCGGCGCCGCCGGCGGACTCGGCGGATACTTCCCGCCGCTGGTCATGGGCACGACGTACGCCGCGACCGGGAGCTACACGCTCGGCCTCGCGCTGCTGTGCGTGACCGCGCTGGCCGCGCTGGTGTTCACGATGGCGCTGGCGCGGAAGGACCGGGCCGCGGCCGGCTGA